TCTCCCGGCCAACAATCGCAGTGATGGTAGCCCCTGCCATTGCAGACCTTGCAGCGTGTCGATTGATCACCCATCGTCCCGGCCCTCCCCAGCTAGGGCGCGGAGGGCCACGGGCATTTCCCCCGTCCACCGTACCGATATGCTCGCTTCGTAGCTGGGCTTTGCCTGCCATGGGTGATCTTGCGGGAGATACCCTATCGGTAGCGGGTCGTTCTCTGGACCGGCATGGACTGTGAAGCTGGTCACATACTTCGCCGCCTCGGCCACCGTCACGCTGCGGGGCTGTTCGGCGTCGGTCAGGGCGCGGAGCCACGCCTCAACTACAGGTGCGGCGTCTGGGTAAGTCCGGTCCACATGTGCCCATTGATCCGTAATTGCGTCATCTGCGGCTGCGTCTGCACCGTCCTCGAACGCGCCAATTAGCCATGCGTCCAGCAACACCTTCGCCGCCTCGGCCATCGTCACGCTGCGCCGCCCTTCCTCGCGGGCCTCGGCAAGCTGGGCCTCCAGTGCGTCACGCTCGGCGGCGAGGGCATCACAGCGATCCCGCCAGTAACGGTCGGCGCTGTCGTATATGTCGCCGTCAACATAGCGCTGAAATTCGCATTCCCTGTCTCCTTCCCAGCGCGGAACTGTGGCGTGTTCCGACAAGACATAGCGCCCATCAGGATCGTGTTCGCCGCGCTCAGCCGCCCAGATCTCACGCGGCCACTCCACGCTCTCTGTGTCTGTCGGGTGCGTCATGCTGCTGTCTCCTCGAATTGGCCGGCTAGGCATATGCGCCGGTACCATTGTGAAAATCCAAGACCTTCAGCTTGAAGGTTTTCAGCTTGTAGTGCCTTAAAATTTCGGTCGCGCCGCGCAGCTTGTATTCCGGGTGGAACCCGCTGCTCTTGTGCCATTTCCATCCGGTGTCGGCGCCGTCTACCAGGACCCTGCCGTCTCGCTTCAGGGTTACACGCTTTGCGTCTTGGCTCATCTCCGTTCATTTCCGCAGTTATCACAGGTGATCGGTTGGCCGGGCCGCAGGCACATCGCCACGGCACCGCATGTGGGGCAGGGGGTGAAGGCGGGGATCATGTGCGTCTCCCGACAAGATCACGGAATAGGAGTGGTTGGGTGGTGCCGTCCGGATAGACGGCGTCCAGCCATGTGTCAGCTATGGGCTCGCTGCCATCCCACTTGTCGGGGAAGGTGTGCGCCGCGATCAGCTCTCGAATACGGGCCTCTTCCTCGGCGTTGACGAGATCGACAGAAGCCCGGCGCTGGATGTCCAGAACCTTGCTTAATGCGACGGCGCGGGCCTCTAGCGTGATCGGCCCCATGCGCTGTGGGTTCTTGGCGGTTCTACCGTCCTTCAGTTTCTCAGCGCCAGCCTTGCGGTGGCGCTGCGCCGGCTCCCGTAGCCACCGGTAGAGAGGCTTAAGTTCCAATAGCGGCGCGAGGTGCGACCAGTTCGGCAGCGCGATTACGGCTTCGAGCGCGGCGTCCTTCGACGCAAGCGGGCATCCGACACAGCCGGTGCGAGCGTTGATCTCCTCTGCCTCGTCGCCGCCGTAGGCGTCCGCGAGGATAGAGGTAGGCCAGGCACCGAACTCAGGCTGAGGAGCGAAGACTTTGAGCCAGTCCCAAACCGTACACACCCGCCAGTGCAGGATCGGCGCGAGGGTGGCGAGACGGCCACGGATGCCCTTGGCGTTCGGGAGCATCTGCTGATACCAGCCTTGCCCGCACTCGGCGCCATCCTTAGAGCACGACATCGCAATGCGCCCATCCCGCACAGCGCTCTCGCCTTCGCGCACGCCGGTGATCATGAGGGCGGTGCCGGGGAGGTTCTCGGTCGCCGCCTCGAGCGCTGCGGACATCGGGTCAACCTTGATCTGGCGTGTGCACCACCGGAGGGTGTTGTTGTTCGGAGGCGGGACGCCGCGACCGAGGATGTAGACCATGAATCTCTTATCAATCGGGGCACGCACCACGGTGACCTTGATCCAGTCGCGTTCCCTCAGCTTCTCTATGATCCGGTCGGCGGCCTGCTGCAGCGGCGGCAGCTCCTGCCTGGTGTCGGCATAGAACACGTAAAGTCGTTTCGGCTGGCGCAGCTGCCCGCTCTCGATCAGGTGCACGATGAGCGTCAGGACGGCGGTGCTGTCCTTGCCACCAGACCAAGCGACAGCGACGTGGTCGTGATGATCCCAGTAGGAGAGCAGCGACATGAGCGTCAGGTCGACGGCTTCTTCGTGGAGCATGCGGGCGCCACCTGAGAAAAGGGTACCGGCGCCTTTCATGCTGCTGTCTCCTGCGCGAGGGCGTAGCCGCCCCACTGGTGGGCCGTGTCGGGGAGGTAGCACCACGTCATCCCTCCCACCCCACCGCCTTGATCAGCGCCGGCAACCAGTCGGTGACAGCGATCCACAGCACCGCCACGCCGCAAAGCGCCAGAATGGCGATCACGGCGAATGCGAACGGAGAACGCTCTGGCCGGTCGTGGTAGTCGTTCCAGGCGCGCGAGCCGACCGATTGCGCCTCGTTCGGAACGGCCAGCGGGGGTAGGGTGCGCGGCGGTCGCAGTTCGTCATGCGGATATGCCTCCATGCCGGTGTTGCGGCAGATCTGCGCGATGTCCCAGCTCGTGGCGTTGGAGAGGTCGCGGCCAATGGCGGCGTGGAGTTGATCGTCGGTCATTTGCAGGCCTTCCGGAAAGCGGTGAGCGCCAGCCTCGCGGACGCATGCACATCCTCCGGCAGTCCGGCTCCGATGCAGTTCGTGAGCGCTTCATCCATAGCAT
The window above is part of the Salipiger abyssi genome. Proteins encoded here:
- a CDS encoding phosphoadenosine phosphosulfate reductase domain-containing protein, producing the protein MKGAGTLFSGGARMLHEEAVDLTLMSLLSYWDHHDHVAVAWSGGKDSTAVLTLIVHLIESGQLRQPKRLYVFYADTRQELPPLQQAADRIIEKLRERDWIKVTVVRAPIDKRFMVYILGRGVPPPNNNTLRWCTRQIKVDPMSAALEAATENLPGTALMITGVREGESAVRDGRIAMSCSKDGAECGQGWYQQMLPNAKGIRGRLATLAPILHWRVCTVWDWLKVFAPQPEFGAWPTSILADAYGGDEAEEINARTGCVGCPLASKDAALEAVIALPNWSHLAPLLELKPLYRWLREPAQRHRKAGAEKLKDGRTAKNPQRMGPITLEARAVALSKVLDIQRRASVDLVNAEEEARIRELIAAHTFPDKWDGSEPIADTWLDAVYPDGTTQPLLFRDLVGRRT